From Solanum lycopersicum chromosome 8, SLM_r2.1, the proteins below share one genomic window:
- the LOC101251805 gene encoding metalloendoproteinase 4-MMP → MSPFPNYLYFTFALFLLLLSLPSFPARILQQDPLTELAADIQNNTWHAFVKLIDAGKGSQVTGMSELKKYFQRFGYMPIPDQNFTDFFDEDLESAVLNYQKNLGLPVTGKLDDETMSEIMLPRCGMSDLVHDHSSLHTTKNYAYFYGRPRWMKTSPMILSYAFSPNSMIDYIDASEIRSVFQRAFARWSSAIPVNFTETEDYFTADIKIGFYSGDHGDGEPFDGVLGVLAHAFSPENGRFHLDAAETWAVDFDEEGSKVAVDLESVATHEIGHVLGLAHSSVKDAVMYPSLSPRTKKRDLKLDDVEGVQALYGSNPNFKYTSSLEHDTSSSNRRRRTTSKWTTFLGMVVLIFSLCL, encoded by the coding sequence ATGTCTCCGTTTCcaaattatttgtatttcaCTTTTGCTCTGTTCCTTCTCCTCCTTTCGCTCCCATCTTTTCCCGCCAGAATATTACAACAGGATCCGTTGACGGAACTCGCCGCCGATATTCAAAACAACACGTGGCATGCTTTCGTTAAATTAATCGACGCCGGAAAAGGCAGTCAGGTCACCGGCATGTCGGAGCTGAAAAAATACTTCCAGCGATTCGGCTATATGCCAATTCCCGATCAAAATTTCACCGATTTTTTCGACGAGGACTTAGAGTCTGCAGTACTCAATTATCAGAAAAACCTCGGTTTACCAGTCACCGGAAAACTAGACGATGAAACGATGAGTGAAATTATGCTTCCGCGTTGCGGTATGAGCGATTTAGTTCATGATCACAGCTCGTTACATACTACGAAAAATTACGCTTACTTTTACGGAAGACCTAGGTGGATGAAAACATCTCCGATGATTTTATCTTACGCTTTTTCACCGAATTCGATGATCGATTACATCGACGCATCGGAAATTAGATCCGTTTTTCAACGAGCGTTTGCGCGGTGGTCTTCTGCGATTCCAGTGAATTTCACTGAAACAGAGGATTACTTCACAGCGGATATTAAAATCGGTTTCTACAGCGGCGATCACGGCGACGGAGAACCGTTTGACGGAGTGCTGGGAGTGTTAGCTCACGCTTTTTCGCCGGAGAACGGGAGGTTCCATTTAGACGCGGCGGAAACATGGGCCGTTGATTTCGATGAAGAAGGATCAAAAGTGGCTGTGGATTTAGAATCAGTAGCGACCCATGAGATTGGGCATGTACTTGGGCTTGCTCATTCATCGGTAAAAGATGCAGTAATGTACCCAAGTTTAAGCCCAAGAACGAAGAAAAGGGATTTGAAGCTTGATGACGTGGAAGGGGTCCAAGCTTTATATGGGTCAAACCCGAATTTTAAGTACACGTCATCATTGGAACATGACACGTCATCAtcaaatagaagaagaagaacaacatCAAAGTGGACCACTTTTTTGGGAATGGTggttttgatattttccttGTGTTTATGA
- the LOC101257198 gene encoding protein NONRESPONDING TO OXYLIPINS 2, mitochondrial isoform X2, translating to MASRCSRIISKASLSSIRSAMKLNSQSASSATSFSSFSASTRSASSPLRRLSFSRIPSELGGVQSMLPLHNAVATARMTSCLSSTSRSCRALSQELGLSVPR from the exons ATGGCTTCAAGGTGTAGCAGAATTATCAGCAAGGCTTCGCTTTCTTCTATCAGATCCGCCATGAAGCTCAATTCTCAATCAGCTTCTTCTGCGACGTCGTTCTCCAGTTTCTCTGCTTCAACCAGATCTGCTTCGTCTCCTCTCCGCCGGTTATCCTTTTCAAG AATTCCGTCGGAGCTGGGAGGAGTGCAGTCAATGTTGCCACTACACAATGCAGTTGCTACGGCGAGGATGACGTCATGCCTGAGCTCAACATCGAGGAGTTGCAGAGCTCTTTCACAGG AGCTGGGTCTATCAGTACCGAGGTGA
- the LOC101257198 gene encoding protein NONRESPONDING TO OXYLIPINS 2, mitochondrial isoform X3, with protein MASRCSRIISKASLSSIRSAMKLNSQSASSATSFSSFSASTRSASSPLRRLSFSRIPSELGGVQSMLPLHNAVATARMTSCLSSTSRSCRALSQDDTEGT; from the exons ATGGCTTCAAGGTGTAGCAGAATTATCAGCAAGGCTTCGCTTTCTTCTATCAGATCCGCCATGAAGCTCAATTCTCAATCAGCTTCTTCTGCGACGTCGTTCTCCAGTTTCTCTGCTTCAACCAGATCTGCTTCGTCTCCTCTCCGCCGGTTATCCTTTTCAAG AATTCCGTCGGAGCTGGGAGGAGTGCAGTCAATGTTGCCACTACACAATGCAGTTGCTACGGCGAGGATGACGTCATGCCTGAGCTCAACATCGAGGAGTTGCAGAGCTCTTTCACAGG ATGATACTGAAGGAACGTGA
- the LOC101257198 gene encoding protein NONRESPONDING TO OXYLIPINS 2, mitochondrial isoform X1, producing the protein MASRCSRIISKASLSSIRSAMKLNSQSASSATSFSSFSASTRSASSPLRRLSFSRIPSELGGVQSMLPLHNAVATARMTSCLSSTSRSCRALSQGTLCCTSPDL; encoded by the exons ATGGCTTCAAGGTGTAGCAGAATTATCAGCAAGGCTTCGCTTTCTTCTATCAGATCCGCCATGAAGCTCAATTCTCAATCAGCTTCTTCTGCGACGTCGTTCTCCAGTTTCTCTGCTTCAACCAGATCTGCTTCGTCTCCTCTCCGCCGGTTATCCTTTTCAAG AATTCCGTCGGAGCTGGGAGGAGTGCAGTCAATGTTGCCACTACACAATGCAGTTGCTACGGCGAGGATGACGTCATGCCTGAGCTCAACATCGAGGAGTTGCAGAGCTCTTTCACAGGGTACACTCTGCTGCACCTCTCCAGACCTCTAG
- the LOC101257198 gene encoding protein NONRESPONDING TO OXYLIPINS 2, mitochondrial isoform X4: MASRCSRIISKASLSSIRSAMKLNSQSASSATSFSSFSASTRSASSPLRRLSFSRIPSELGGVQSMLPLHNAVATARMTSCLSSTSRSCRALSQGT; this comes from the exons ATGGCTTCAAGGTGTAGCAGAATTATCAGCAAGGCTTCGCTTTCTTCTATCAGATCCGCCATGAAGCTCAATTCTCAATCAGCTTCTTCTGCGACGTCGTTCTCCAGTTTCTCTGCTTCAACCAGATCTGCTTCGTCTCCTCTCCGCCGGTTATCCTTTTCAAG AATTCCGTCGGAGCTGGGAGGAGTGCAGTCAATGTTGCCACTACACAATGCAGTTGCTACGGCGAGGATGACGTCATGCCTGAGCTCAACATCGAGGAGTTGCAGAGCTCTTTCACAGG GCACATGA
- the LOC104648962 gene encoding putative pentatricopeptide repeat-containing protein At5g47460, with product MSRFHKQNVMHAKLCRKFINFELVKKCSVQLLSKRQQNCFFSKYFSSTIKPHQEDEFNSKIIFISNQAQTEISSEIALFKYFQILNSGSNPSAYSLVNLIRSCTNLGWFSHGEQLHCCILKSGYVSNVFVATALVNFYVKFQLLVNAQQLFDEMTEPNVVTWNTLISGYVRSGKFTAALNLFIQLERSELCSDSYSFTAVLSACGSIGLVQLGKLIHSKIVKFGVECSIVVSNSLIDMYGKCSSVEESTRVFNSMMEKDTISWNSVIAANTRNKRLDQAFDFLRQMPEPDTVSYNEVISGVAQFGNIEDAVDMLSRMPTPNSSSWNSIITGYVNRGRAEEALLFFQNMHVGNVLMDQFTFSSILSGIANIAAITWGKLIHCCTVKYGVNETVVVGTALVDMYSKCGQMNEADILFGWLPVKNLITWNTIISGYAHNGSSDEVMRLFEQLKSVKELQPDGITFVNVLAACWHNRMSCEAAKDYFELMVNDYGISPMPEHCSSMIKLMGQEGDVSKAEKMIYELRFENCGLVWKAILGASVTCGNTEIAEVAAAKVIELEGDNEFVYVLMSNMYALHKKWIDVGDMREKMKEKRVKKEAGRSWIEVENSNTVTSVK from the coding sequence ATGTCAAGATTTCATAAACAAAATGTTATGCATGCAAAGCTATGCCGAAAATTCATCAACTTTGAACTAGTCAAGAAATGCTCTGTGCAGCTACTAAGCAAAAGGCAGCAAAATTGTTTCTTCTCTAAGTACTTCAGCAGCACTATAAAACCCCATCAAGAAGATGAATTcaattcaaaaatcatttttatttccaATCAGGCACAAACTGAAATTAGTTCTGAAATCGCCCTGTTTAAGTATTTTCAAATCTTGAATTCTGGTTCGAACCCTAGTGCTTATTCTCTGGTTAATTTGATCCGTTCATGTACCAATCTTGGTTGGTTTTCTCATGGTGAGCAGCTTCATTGCTGCATTTTAAAATCTGGGTATGTCAGCAATGTCTTTGTTGCTACAGCGTTGGTCAATTTCTATGTCAAATTTCAGCTTTTGGTTAATGCACAACAACTGTTCGACGAAATGACTGAACCAAATGTTGTTACTTGGAATACGTTGATATCGGGTTATGTTCGTTCTGGGAAGTTCACTGCTGCTCTCAACTTGTTTATTCAGCTGGAAAGATCGGAGCTTTGTTCCGATTCGTACTCTTTTACAGCTGTTTTATCAGCTTGTGGATCAATTGGTTTAGTACAGCTAGGGAAATTGATACATTCCAAGATTGTGAAATTTGGTGTGGAGTGCAGCATTGTGGTCTCCAATTCTTTGATTGACATGTATGGAAAATGTAGCTCTGTAGAAGAATCGACGAGGGTGTTTAATAGTATGATGGAGAAAGATACGATTTCTTGGAACTCAGTCATTGCAGCAAATACAAGAAACAAGAGGCTTGATCAGGCATTTGATTTCTTGCGTCAAATGCCTGAACCTGATACGGTGTCATACAACGAGGTAATTAGTGGCGTGGCACAGTTTGGTAACATAGAAGATGCTGTTGATATGTTATCAAGAATGCCAACCCCGAATTCATCTTCATGGAATTCGATAATAACAGGGTATGTTAACCGAGGCAGAGCAGAAGAAGCTCTGCTGTTTTTTCAAAACATGCATGTAGGTAATGTTCTGATGGATCAATTCACTTTTTCAAGTATATTGAGTGGCATTGCCAATATAGCAGCTATAACTTGGGGGAAGTTGATCCATTGTTGCACAGTGAAGTATGGTGTGAACGAAACAGTTGTTGTTGGAACTGCTCTCGTTGACATGTATTCTAAATGTGGGCAAATGAATGAAGCTGACATTCTGTTTGGATGGCTCCCTGTCAAGAATCTGATAACTTGGAACACGATTATATCTGGATATGCTCATAATGGTAGTTCAGATGAAGTTATGCGGTTGTTTGAGCAGTTGAAATCAGTGAAAGAGTTACAACCTGATGGTATTACATTCGTGAACGTCTTGGCTGCATGTTGGCATAATAGAATGTCTTGTGAAGCTGCAAAAGACTATTTCGAACTAATGGTCAACGATTATGGTATCAGCCCAATGCCGGAACACTGCTCTTCAATGATTAAGCTCATGGGGCAAGAAGGGGACGTGAGTAAGGCAGAGAAAATGATATATGAACTCAGATTTGAAAACTGTGGATTAGTGTGGAAGGCAATACTGGGTGCTTCTGTCACTTGTGGGAATACAGAAATAGCAGAAGTGGCAGCTGCAAAGGTGATAGAATTGGAAGGCGATAACGAGTTTGTTTATGTACTAATGTCTAACATGTATGCATTGCATAAGAAGTGGATCGATGTTGGTGACATGAGGGAGAAGATGAAGGAGAAAAGAGTGAAAAAAGAAGCTGGTCGGAGTTGGATTGAAGTGGAAAACTCAAATACAGTTACATctgtaaaatga
- the LOC101251500 gene encoding WAT1-related protein At5g47470 isoform X1, translating into MIMGSSSRKREIIEDLSIIGGLIGVQFMYAGNSVVSSYLMSLGFKPSSLIILSSLATFLILCPFSFMFERSQWPRQMSLKLLIQLFLISFGGVTLFQSLFMEGIKFTSPSMATAMPNLAPGLIFLIAWAFGLEKVELRCKYSRAKIAGTLMCVTGAILMSLMQNTTNAEIDLPSSPPHDKYNLFDSEKIKGSLYLMAAILVLSSNIVLQAATLGDFPAPISLCAITSLIGMLLTGFVQLIQHGSMEIGLPLLSIRDLIGYSLLAGIVSGACVSFNNWAMKKRGPVLVSVFSPVGTLLTVVLSAVTLRDTITTGSLAGMFLMITGLYFVLWAKRKEGFLNNNMTNSSSEIARRNIANPNLYGTEV; encoded by the exons ATGATTATGGGATCTTCAAGTAGAAAAAGGGAAATTATAGAAGATTTGTCAATAATAGGAGGATTAATAGGGGTACAATTCATGTATGCAGGAAATTCAGTGGTTTCAAGTTATCTTATGTCATTAGGTTTCAAACCTTCATCTTTAATTATCTTGTCTTCATTGGCTACTTTTCTCATCCTTTGTCCATTTTCTTTCATGTTTGAAAG GAGTCAATGGCCCAGGCAGATGagtttaaaattattgattcaACTATTTCTAATTTCATTTGGAGG GGTCACATTATTCCAATCTTTATTCATGGAGGGAATCAAATTTACTTCACCTTCAATGGCAACAGCTATGCCAAATCTTGCACCAGGACTCATCTTTCTCATTGCTTGGGCTTTTGG ATTAGAGAAAGTGGAGCTAAGATGCAAATACAGCAGAGCTAAAATTGCAGGAACATTAATGTGTGTAACAGGGGCAATACTCATGAGCCTAATGCAAAATACAACAAATGCTGAAATAGATTTGCCATCTTCACCTCCTCATGACAAATACAATCTTTTCGATTCGGAAAAGATCAAAGGTTCATTGTATCTCATGGCAGCTATACTCGTATTATCGAGTAATATAGTCTTACAG GCAGCAACATTAGGTGATTTTCCAGCACCAATCTCTTTATGTGCTATAACATCACTTATAGGCATGTTATTGACTGGATTTGTACAATTAATTCAACACGGATCGATGGAAATTGGATTGCCCCTCTTAAGTATTCGCGACTTAATTGGCTACTCGTTATTG GCAGGTATTGTAAGTGGAGCATGTGTAAGTTTCAATAATTGGGCAATGAAGAAAAGAGGGCCAGTTTTGGTCTCTGTTTTTAGTCCTGTTGGGACTTTGTTAACTGTAGTTCTTTCAGCTGTCACTTTAAGAGACACAATTACTACAGGAAG CCTTGCTGGTATGTTTCTGATGATTACGGGTCTATATTTCGTGCTATGGGCGAAGAGGAAAGAGGGTTTTCTAAATAATAACATGACGAATTCATCATCAGAAA TAGCACGACGGAATATAGCCAATCCTAACTTGTATGGGACCGAGGTGTAG
- the LOC101251500 gene encoding WAT1-related protein At5g47470 isoform X2 — translation MSLKLLIQLFLISFGGVTLFQSLFMEGIKFTSPSMATAMPNLAPGLIFLIAWAFGLEKVELRCKYSRAKIAGTLMCVTGAILMSLMQNTTNAEIDLPSSPPHDKYNLFDSEKIKGSLYLMAAILVLSSNIVLQAATLGDFPAPISLCAITSLIGMLLTGFVQLIQHGSMEIGLPLLSIRDLIGYSLLAGIVSGACVSFNNWAMKKRGPVLVSVFSPVGTLLTVVLSAVTLRDTITTGSLAGMFLMITGLYFVLWAKRKEGFLNNNMTNSSSEIARRNIANPNLYGTEV, via the exons ATGagtttaaaattattgattcaACTATTTCTAATTTCATTTGGAGG GGTCACATTATTCCAATCTTTATTCATGGAGGGAATCAAATTTACTTCACCTTCAATGGCAACAGCTATGCCAAATCTTGCACCAGGACTCATCTTTCTCATTGCTTGGGCTTTTGG ATTAGAGAAAGTGGAGCTAAGATGCAAATACAGCAGAGCTAAAATTGCAGGAACATTAATGTGTGTAACAGGGGCAATACTCATGAGCCTAATGCAAAATACAACAAATGCTGAAATAGATTTGCCATCTTCACCTCCTCATGACAAATACAATCTTTTCGATTCGGAAAAGATCAAAGGTTCATTGTATCTCATGGCAGCTATACTCGTATTATCGAGTAATATAGTCTTACAG GCAGCAACATTAGGTGATTTTCCAGCACCAATCTCTTTATGTGCTATAACATCACTTATAGGCATGTTATTGACTGGATTTGTACAATTAATTCAACACGGATCGATGGAAATTGGATTGCCCCTCTTAAGTATTCGCGACTTAATTGGCTACTCGTTATTG GCAGGTATTGTAAGTGGAGCATGTGTAAGTTTCAATAATTGGGCAATGAAGAAAAGAGGGCCAGTTTTGGTCTCTGTTTTTAGTCCTGTTGGGACTTTGTTAACTGTAGTTCTTTCAGCTGTCACTTTAAGAGACACAATTACTACAGGAAG CCTTGCTGGTATGTTTCTGATGATTACGGGTCTATATTTCGTGCTATGGGCGAAGAGGAAAGAGGGTTTTCTAAATAATAACATGACGAATTCATCATCAGAAA TAGCACGACGGAATATAGCCAATCCTAACTTGTATGGGACCGAGGTGTAG
- the LOC101251500 gene encoding WAT1-related protein At5g47470 isoform X3 gives MEGIKFTSPSMATAMPNLAPGLIFLIAWAFGLEKVELRCKYSRAKIAGTLMCVTGAILMSLMQNTTNAEIDLPSSPPHDKYNLFDSEKIKGSLYLMAAILVLSSNIVLQAATLGDFPAPISLCAITSLIGMLLTGFVQLIQHGSMEIGLPLLSIRDLIGYSLLAGIVSGACVSFNNWAMKKRGPVLVSVFSPVGTLLTVVLSAVTLRDTITTGSLAGMFLMITGLYFVLWAKRKEGFLNNNMTNSSSEIARRNIANPNLYGTEV, from the exons ATGGAGGGAATCAAATTTACTTCACCTTCAATGGCAACAGCTATGCCAAATCTTGCACCAGGACTCATCTTTCTCATTGCTTGGGCTTTTGG ATTAGAGAAAGTGGAGCTAAGATGCAAATACAGCAGAGCTAAAATTGCAGGAACATTAATGTGTGTAACAGGGGCAATACTCATGAGCCTAATGCAAAATACAACAAATGCTGAAATAGATTTGCCATCTTCACCTCCTCATGACAAATACAATCTTTTCGATTCGGAAAAGATCAAAGGTTCATTGTATCTCATGGCAGCTATACTCGTATTATCGAGTAATATAGTCTTACAG GCAGCAACATTAGGTGATTTTCCAGCACCAATCTCTTTATGTGCTATAACATCACTTATAGGCATGTTATTGACTGGATTTGTACAATTAATTCAACACGGATCGATGGAAATTGGATTGCCCCTCTTAAGTATTCGCGACTTAATTGGCTACTCGTTATTG GCAGGTATTGTAAGTGGAGCATGTGTAAGTTTCAATAATTGGGCAATGAAGAAAAGAGGGCCAGTTTTGGTCTCTGTTTTTAGTCCTGTTGGGACTTTGTTAACTGTAGTTCTTTCAGCTGTCACTTTAAGAGACACAATTACTACAGGAAG CCTTGCTGGTATGTTTCTGATGATTACGGGTCTATATTTCGTGCTATGGGCGAAGAGGAAAGAGGGTTTTCTAAATAATAACATGACGAATTCATCATCAGAAA TAGCACGACGGAATATAGCCAATCCTAACTTGTATGGGACCGAGGTGTAG